In Acropora palmata chromosome 7, jaAcrPala1.3, whole genome shotgun sequence, one genomic interval encodes:
- the LOC141886810 gene encoding cyclic GMP-AMP synthase-like receptor 1, translating to MGSSAEGLGKSYVLDLKDSYRDQWCRFLLRFFCCCLPCNTSFTSLRTDIDVILKHTDVATKSLKETDSLFKIFDIYGRSGFVKLLLNSSADENLISSWHPCCEHEEGQTYLSSGKLKKAVFKSLDSIEECNLPASRIFGPFKHPPVVQLETNGPATKLTMYPIGQTWYWNENQKFIIFEADIVFGIHCYGKWPQCAQKWNGRRRCWPTSSDVEHVVESGYILVPKSLKESSAVNDDNDLEWLVSFPHCETYLSQRIPQVAKACYLALKIIFKDHLSYHCETLKSYHLKTVLFWELEKHPKEFWNIFCIEKCFLHLLDSFIQCVSEKSFPSYWLDDHNLFKACDAEVTDLLGLLSKIRSNPAPYIEDIGSMWC from the coding sequence ATGGGAAGTTCAGCAGAAGGACTAGGAAAATCATATGTTCTAGATTTAAAGGACAGTTATCGTGATCAGTGGTGTCGCTTTCTgttgcgtttcttctgctgtTGCTTACCATGTAACACATCATTCACAAGCTTACGCACAGATATTgatgttattttgaaacataCAGATGTAGCAACGAAGAGCTTAAAGGAGACTGATtcattgtttaaaatatttgatATCTATGGAAGGTCAGGTTTTGTCAAACTCCTTTTGAATTCAAGTGCGGATGAAAACTTGATCTCATCGTGGCATCCATGTTGTGAACATGAGGAAGGTCAAACCTATCTGTCATCAGGGAAACTGAAGAAGGCTGTATTTAAGTCACTTGATTCCATAGAAGAATGCAATCTACCTGCGTCTCGTATTTTTGGACCTTTTAAGCACCCTCCGGTGGTACAGTTAGAGACCAATGGTCCTGCTACAAAGTTGACAATGTATCCAATTGGGCAAACCTGGTATTggaatgaaaatcaaaaattcaTAATATTTGAAGCAGATATAGTCTTTGGTATTCATTGTTATGGAAAGTGGCCACAGTGCGCTCAAAAATGGAATGGACGGAGGCGATGTTGGCCAACATCTAGTGATGTTGAACATGTTGTAGAAAGTGGATACATTCTTGTGCCCAAATCATTAAAAGAATCTTCAGCAGtcaatgatgataatgatctGGAGTGGTTGGTGTCTTTTCCACATTGTGAAACTTACCTCAGTCAACGTATACCTCAGGTGGCCAAGGCCTGTTATTTAGCTCTGAAAATTATATTCAAAGACCATCTATCATACCACTGTGAAACTTTGAAGTCGtatcatttgaaaacagttCTGTTTTGGGAACTTGAAAAACATCCAAAAGAATTTTGGAACATTTTCTGCAttgaaaaatgctttttgCATTTACTTGATTCATTTATTCAATGTGTGTCTGAGAAGTCTTTCCCCAGCTATTGGCTTGATgatcataatttatttaaggcCTGTGATGCTGAAGTGACAGACTTGTTGGGACTTTTAAGCAAAATAAGGTCCAACCCTGCACCATACATTGAAGATATAGGGAGCATGTGGTGTTAA